The following proteins are co-located in the Cyprinus carpio isolate SPL01 chromosome B19, ASM1834038v1, whole genome shotgun sequence genome:
- the LOC109060984 gene encoding U7 snRNA-associated Sm-like protein LSm10 produces MDVSHSIRERTIAENSLVILLQGLHGQVTTVDLRDESTARGSVINVDAFMNIRLEKVLYRDRRGRVSSMDDLFITGRNVRYVHIPDSMNIIETIETQLAKIHRVRNFGASGGRKEYSKKK; encoded by the coding sequence ATGGACGTGAGCCATTCCATTCGTGAACGCACCATCGCCGAGAACAGTCTGGTGATTCTTCTTCAGGGTCTGCATGGCCAGGTGACCACCGTTGACCTGCGAGACGAGAGCACGGCAAGGGGAAGCGTTATTAACGTGGACGCTTTCATGAACATCCGGCTGGAGAAGGTTCTGTACAGGGACAGACGTGGACGCGTGTCCAGTATGGACGACTTGTTCATCACGGGGCGAAATGTGCGTTATGTCCACATCCCAGACAGCATGAACATTATAGAGACGATAGAGACCCAGCTCGCCAAAATACACCGCGTGCGAAACTTTGGAGCAAGCGGTGGACGCAAAGAATACTCtaagaaaaaatag